ttttaattttagtttttttgaatatacacatgaatttactttttattattattggtttttttatggtttatttatattagactctTCATCTTTTGCACAACATTAATTCACttaaaatattagtaaaaattaaaaaaaaaaaattagatacaaCACAAGGTGTAAATGTAGACAACAATTAAAGtccaatttaaaatttcattgaatttttacTTAGATTTggctttaattatatatgtggggtcagagaatttATGACCCCGGCCCATTTTatattaaggcccaaggcctggGCCGAGGAGagatattgccgaggacgcaccATGGGAGTCCAAAACAGCCtaaggatgtggccgaggacgacctTGTGCTCGGCATCCCATAGTGCCCCTAAAAGGAAGGGTGAGCACAATGCAGGAGCAGCccaagtaaaaggctgccaatactgcaataaaacactctgcacctaacaggaccatactcttcagcttttacagcCACTcctaaccactctaggtatgggctgacagGACAAGTCCTAAACCCTAGAAAattgagcttacacgtggacgctGGAGAGAAGGTAAACGCTAAtataaaaaggagaaagaggCAATACAGAAAGGGGGGACAACCCGTCTCCCAAACCATGGAGTCCTAGAAAAAGGAGGATAATAAGAGCACAAAGCTCCAtacgctcctcggacgaggtTCAGTGACCGGAACCACCCAAACcgctgtccggtgaccaaggcctagcctttcaaacccacgctctacaaattatattgtttgggcctctaacgtgcgaacccaacaccaTCTTGGGGTTGTtacgaattgagtccttacaatatatatagtCATAGATGAGTTTTATTCTCCctcaccttttattttttaattttagtttttttgaatatacacatgaatttactttttattattattggtttttttatggtttatttatattagactctTCATCTTTTGCACAACATTAATTCACttaaaatattagtaaaaattaaaaaaaaaaaaaaatagatacaaCACAAGGTGTAAATGTAGACAACAATTAAAGtccaatttaaaatttcattgaatttttacTTAGATTTggctttaattatatatgtggggtcagagaatttATGACCCCGGCCCATTTTATATTAAGGCCCAAGGCTTGGGCCGAGGAGagatattgccgaggacgcaccATGGGAGTCCAAAATGGCCtaaggatgtggccgaggatGACCTTGTGCTCGGCATCCCATAGTGCCCCTAAAAGGAAGGGCGAGCACAGTGGAGGAGCATCccaagtaaaaggctgccaaTATTGCAATAAAGCACTCTGCACCTGACCggaccatactcttcagcttttacagccacccccaaccactctaggtatgggctgacagGACAAGTCCTAAACCCTAGAAAattgagcttacacgtggacactggAGAGAGGGTAAACGCTAAtataaaaaggagaaagaggCAATACAGAAAGGGGGGACAACCCGTCTCCCAAACCATGGAGTCCTAGAAAAAGGAGGATAATAAGAGCACAAAGCTCCATATGCTCCTTGGACGAGATTCGGTGACCGGAACCACCCAAACCGCTGTCCAGTgatcaaggcctagcctttcaaactcatgctctacaaattatattgtttgggcctctaacgtgcgaacccaacaccaTCTTgaggtcgttacaaattgaatccttacaatatatatacaccGATAAATTGCTCGTGCATTACACTAGAATTTTGCAAACTTCTAGAAATATTAGCATATATATAAACttcttgaaataatttttaaccCGAAGATAAGTTAAGATGTTTTTAATGTTCTAAACAGTGGAGGGGAACTGACTTTCTTTGGGCGTCATGCCTCTCTGGTCTTCCTCATGAAATACTTTTGCAAACTGTTTTTATGTggctatttttttcttccttgtgAAGATTACCCTGTACTTTCTTTGATCTTCCTTTTGGTTCTATCCTTGCTTCGATGACTCCATCCTCTCTTAGGAATTGAGATCAAATGCAATACCTTAACTCACttttctcttacaaattttttctatacttactttttattattatttcattttaatatatttaatttaatagttaagattgattttttttttcttttttcaatatcAGCCATTGATATTACACTTAATCTCAATCACTCTCTCAACTAAACCCCTGGTCACTCGTCTTTATTACATCCTTCACCATTAATTCCCCTCTGCCATGACAGAATCTTTTGTGGATGCCATTACTTCTCAAGTAGCTAGGCTCATTTGGCTAAAGAGTATAGTTAATCTCTATGAGGTCTCATATGTTGATACTATATTTTGTCCGATTCTAAATTTTAATAGAAGTTTTAgcttaaaaatgaataatttcatagttttaataatttttgttgttgttgattttcATCAATTTCTATATGGTCAACTAATATTAGTGGACTTTTAAAATCAACCATATGATTGAATTAATTTTGGTGCTATATTTAAcaccatgaaattttttgtaattttcttgctCATGGGTGAAGACTaggtttaaattaaataaggTATTGTTGATTAAAAGAATCTACTTGATTTGCAttttaattgtgaaaaaatatgtaattttctATGGAACACATGCTAAAATTTTAGtgtgattttcttgaaaaattgcTACTAAATATATCATTTGGGTCTCTTTTATTGAATATGTCATTAAGATTTGAGTATCAAATTGATTTaggaatttaattaatttttataaattttgtgtcatgttTTTATGGAGTTCATTTACTttgttaaatttgatttttttattttttatttttatcaggACATACATGTGATTTATCATTTATTCAAAAATCCAGTTaatttcttttgattaatgAGCATGCCAAGTTTTGACCAGAGATATTAACAGTTGACTTAAAGTCTATACAATTCCCTAAGTGCACTGCAGTCCAAGTTTTAATCCATTGCACAAGTAAATTATGGTATTGGTTCTGATTGCTAGAATGTTCGGGTGACATATCTCATCCATTCTTATCTAGTGAGACAGGACACCTATCCTTATCCACCATCTTTAAAATCCCTAAAGCCACAGGAAACCCCATATAAAAGCTCTCACTTTCATTCCAATTAGGAATAATCGATGGCCGGCTCCAAGGATTCCACATTCCCATGGTTTGGGCTTTTTACCACTTCTATTTTGGTTTTCATTCTAAACCTCTACCCAAGAGAAAAAATCTTGTGGGACTCGCAGATTAATGAGACATAGTTCTCATGCCATACTTTTTACCAACATCTAAGTctccaacacccaaaaaaaacttCCCTGCCTAGCCCGAAAAACTGTCATACCTCCCTccaaaacccccaaaaacaGAACCCAACAGAGCCTGAGGACCAAGAAAAATCCCTCATTTTTCATCTACCAGAAACCTTCAACAACCATTCTCAACAACCAGCTCCATCCCAACAAGAAGACCATCTACCCAACACCAACAAAGAGCAGACAACAACTTGAAGCAAGGCAGAAGCTAAGCAAAGAGAAACGATGATAGAACAGAGCAGAGACGACTtctaaaacattttctcactttcttttacttcttttctatttttggtttGGAATCTAACTTAAAAACTTGTTCCTTTTTCAGCTGGTAGATTGTTACACACCCAATTGACGCAATTGAGTTTGTTGGTTGCTTCGAGTGAACCGAGGCCtctttattgataaataaactACTTCAAGGGAGTCTAGACCTCTAAAGTAAATATTCACTAAATAAtcctttattaattaatatcaaCCCATATAAATAGATGACTTTATAAAATAAAGCTAACATTTAAATCCTAAAGAAATCTAATCTTTATCTACAACAAGTAGATAAGatttattcaaatattaaacTAACAATTTATCCTGTGGGGCTAGAGAACTTACGACCCGGTCCACTTTTCACTAAAGCCCAGGGCCTGTGCCGAGGAGGGTAGTTGTCGAGGACGAGTAAGGAAAtaccaaatagcctagagacacaaccgaggatgaccctgtcctcgacATCCTaagacttcaaagggaaaaGCGACATGTCGTCAAAGGCAACCTCCAAAAGGTCCCCAgaagaagaggcgagtagaatAGGACCCATATGGAGTTACGGAGTGGAGGTGGTTCAAGGTAAATGCGTCTCCTCCGTATTGAATGCGCCCACAAACGTCCTgaccatattaatgagaaaagacgcctgaacAGTATGGCTTCgattattgcaactaacaaaaagtaaggGGAGGCGGTTGATGGGACAGGTGTTTGAATAGGCACCTGCTTGATCAACAGGTGGAGGGTCAGGATCAACCGAGATGGGCTATATAAGGTGAAGACTTATGTGCCAAAAAGGGGGGCTCCCAGACCATGGAGTCCTAAAAAAGGGAGAATAATAAGGACATAAAGCTCCTTGGACGAGATCTAATGACCGGAGCCACTCATGACGTACCGGAATAGATTATTATCAAACACGTCAGGTTCATCCTTGTGCAAATCGCTATGGAAACCCTGATTAACCatcgtccggtgaccaaggcctagcctttcaagtccacgctctacaaattatattgtttgggcccttaacgtacgaacccaatatcactttggggtcgttacgaatTGAGTTCTTACATATTCTATTCATTATCTGATTACCCAACtcctaataacaaaaataaaatcataaataattatataaaaactAAGCATGTAACATTGTGATTGTCACAAACCCAATTGACCCAATTGAGTTTGTTGGTTGTTTCGAGGGAACCAAGACCTCTTAATTGATAAATAGACTACTTCGAGAGAGTCTAGACCTCCAATGTGAATAAAAGACGTAATTaacaaaaagatttaaattacataattataatattgttttatataaatggaGAAGATGTTATTAAAGGGGACGAAATGGATTGAAGTAGATTAAATGGACTGAAATAgattgaagtggaccaaaatagtattgtgGCAGAACTGTGGGGATTAAGGGATGGCCTCGTCCTTTGCTCCCAACTCCATATTGAGGCCGTTGAAATTGAGTTAGACCAGGGACAGACCCAAGAATTTAGGCTAGGGGGGCCGGAGATAAGTGGAAAAACAAATTCTCTCTGTCTTGCAGTCTTGCTCTTTCTtctcagtttttctttttctttttctattgcGTTCTCTGTTTGGAGTTTGGActgaatttttgtatttactttttttttttttttaatgatttacaTTGGGCTGGCCGGCTAGTAATGgggttgaaaattttggagaggGTCTATTGCATTCGGAGTTTGGACTGAATTTCtatatttaccttttttttttttttttttttttttgcctggTTGATTTACATTGGGTTGGCCGGCTGGTAATGGGGTTgaaaaattggggggggggggggggggaagttattattattattaattttttttgaaaatatatctactaataaaaaaaaatgggctAAGGGGGCCCGGGCCCCCACCTGTATCTGTCCCTGAGTTAGATGGTAAAGCTGTGGTTTGTCTCCTTAGTAGCAACTCTAGAATCACTTGGTGAATTTGTATCTATTATTGATAATTGCTGGGACTTAATCAAGAATATTCCAAGAAGGAGATAATGCATTGCTTTAGAGAAGCGAATAGCCAAGAACAcgattttgttttaattgatgTACCCCCATCTAAATTTGATGTTTTGTTATTACTCTACTTGGACAAACTTGGCATGTATTTTGATGGCACTCAGTGTTACTTTACCCACATGGGCCACATCTATTTGATTTTCTATGAAATATCCATATTACCATTGTAGTGAGGTAGGTCTTTGGCCCATTCCAGAGTTGGGCCGAAGATGTTGAGGGGCCCATTTTCGAGAATACGCTCGACTTGAGAATGAGTAAGCTATGAAAAGGCCCGATGCTCAGACCCATGGCCCCATCCGAAGACTAATATGCGCCCATGCACCTAAATTGACGTCAGACACAATTTACCAAGCAACCATCCCCCAATGTTAGAAGCTATGGGTCCCACTGTTGATAATCGATTTGACAGGTGGGAACAGTGTTACAGACCCAGATAACCATTTGAACCCTTGATTCGGTAGGTCCCACACACTGGTGAATGATTCTATCATCATGAGGACTCCACTAACGAGagagtataaaagggaaaggagGTCAAGGTGAGAGGGGTTGAAAAAATTGGGGTGTGAAACATGAGAGAAATGAAAGATAAAAACATAAGGGAACTGAGGCCTTGCTCGGTACCTAAAAGGGTGAGCTCGGCAAGAGGATATTATCCTCGGCTCGACCTCCAATGATTAGCTTAAAGGCCCGATCCATCACAACAACCAATTATTTTTGGGATCTCCCATTATGGGCCAAGAACAtcacaaaataacaaataaattgagGGTCCAAGCCCAAATCACCAGTTTTTTGGGCCTCGAGCACCACAAccacggaaaaaaaaaaaaaaaaaaaaattgattcaatCGACATAAATGCATGTGTtaattaccgattgtcccaaaaatTTAAGTTATTGGGATATGGTAAACATAGAGTCCATTtagaaacaacttatttagttgaacaaaattttttttactgaaagaactgtagataaagctaaaaagtaactgaaatagtacagtaagactcataaatagtaccaaaaagtgcaataagaCCTATGAATATTAGttaaaataagctaaatagtaaaaaaaaattgactttttaagCCAATGTCATACGCAACTTTAATCATTTAGTCACATACTTATAACAATCAGCACCTAAACTTGCTTAGAAATAGCACCAAGCATGGCTCGAGACGACACCAATtgtaaaactaaagaaaattttattattaatttcaaatctgtcttacaaaactaaaaactaaaaattatgtttaaataGAAAGTAGCAAAATGCATACAAGAATTCTTAATTATTAAGGCCCAATTACTAGGTTTGGTAGGTTTTCAGGCCCAATTATTAGCAAGTTTCGTCCATAAGTACGTATAATTAGAGGCCTATATCTTGTATCCCTcgttacaatatatatatatatatatatatatatatttatttatttatatattttatgggAATCACCGGTTACAATTTATTGTTTTCTGTgttataaaacaattttttttttttttgtgaaacatgttacaaaacaataaatgtaaatgaTAGGCGATTGACTGTATATTTACAAAAGTAGTGCAATAAGTTGGATAACCATACACCgcctgaaaaagaaaagaaaaggccaaGCTTTTAGAAAATTCCATAGATAGGAAAAAGAACAGTGCTAAAGAGAAattcctcatcctcatcatcaccatcattatCATTGATTCATTGTACGTTAAAATTACAAAGAGTGAAGTTTCGGTCCCATGCTAAGTCTAATACATTGGACGCAAACTAAGCCCACTATTACAAACACTACCGTCTGTGATAAATTCATCTAATTATTTATGCTGCATAGAGTAACAGAATCTTCATTATTACTGTCACTATAAAGTCTAGACACTCTCCTCTCTCATCTCTCACCCTTTATCTTGGTCCATCAAAACCCCATTGGGATTGATGTTTTACTCCCTTATTATACATAATACATGttcaaaagttttaaaacaaaaacaaaacagagaattaaaatttaattcacataatttacatttaattcaaacccaattttcattcttcaaatttaaaatatcataattttattaattttagtaacTGTCAATTCAtacaaatccataaaaaaatattcaataaaaagttgCGTATACAGTGTTGACTTGgcaccttaaaaaataaaaaatctgaaataagAAATGAATTATAActttaactttgttttttttttttttccccagaatatcaaattgaaaaaaaaaaaaaaaaaaaaaagtggatccCATTTCTCATATCAGCAAAAACTGGTAGTATCAGTTTCGTTAGTAGCAGTAGCTGGAGGAATCTCAAAGTGCCAAAGCCTCCCAACTCCATTCACCTTATACTTCATACACAAAAACTCTCTTGCATAACCCTTCTCTACCCTCCTATTCACATCATGCAAGAACACGTGCGTCACACCCATTCTCGTTCTCGCACGTGCCATCACCGCCGCCGTGTATATCGCCGCCATTCTCCCCGGCGCATCCGGGAAATACCCTCTTGGCGCGTCGATCATTATCATGTCCCATTCCTTCTCGTACACTTCTTCAGGCAACTCCGTTAAGGCCAACCTGCAGCGCGTGTCTTTGAGGCGCGCGTTGGTGGGAGAGCAGTCCGGTTCTGACTCGTAGGTTGAGAGGAGGTTGTCGGCTTCGGAGAGGCGCGTGCGGTAGCGGACTGTGGAGGCGCGTAAGACAGGGGCGCGTTTGAGAACTGTCTGGACCCACTTGGGATCTTCCTCGAGGAACAAGGTCGTGCCACGTGGGTTTAGCGATGCCCACATGAGCGAGTCGTGTCCGAGACCGAATACGAGGAAGTTGCAAGGAGCGAGGATTTGGAGGACGCTGAAGGAGATTTTGATCTCGGCGAGGGTTTGCTGTGGGACCACTCGTGACGTGGCGTAGTGGAGAATGGCGAGGAACTGAGTCGGCGTCGTCGTGGCGGCGGCTGAGTTTGAGTGTGAGTTCGAGTTGGGTTGGATCAGTGGGCAGAGGAGCGAGTTGTcatcgttgttgttgttgctgaaGTTGTTAATGGGGGTTCTGCTTAAGCCGACTAAGAGAATTGTGGCGGTGATGGCGCCGGCACTTACGGCGGCGAGGAGCCGGAGCTTCTCGGTAATGTGACGGCGATTAGTGTTGTTGTTCTTCATGTCTCAGCTAATTAAGCTGCGAAATAGAGAGGAAGcatttgggtttggttttatAAGAATGGGTGATCAGACTAGATCGAGAGAATTTTAAGATGGTGACGTGGCGTGAATTGATACGAAATAGTGGACTTAGCACTTaccattatcattttttagaaaataaacaaacaaaaataacccaTTGGGTTGATGCAGTTATACTAGTACAGTAGtactatgaattttttttttaataaaatattcaataGGTTCACTAAGCACAAACTACATTTAACACCATTTTCCTTTCACTTTGTttggcaatatatatatatatatatatataaagatattaagtaaagttTGTTCTTAGTGAGAAAAttagatatttttgtttatactACTAAGTTTTCTCATTATTTAGGCTAAAATATCCTTCTTATGTCGGTACGTATATATGTATGGATGACGTCCACAACTGGGGCAAGGTGAACGAGTTACAACATAGGGATCGAACCAATTAAAGATTTTGACAAGAAATCTTGCGTGAAAGATTGACATGGCAGCTTGTTGTACATGATCGAGATGTGGTGGTAAATTCTGTGTGATATAAAGTTTTTTGGGTTCTGTGTGATATAAAGTTGGTTTGATAGTAATGGATGGGGTAATAGATGAAAGGAAAGGACACTGCCCCAAGTTATATACCTAGTTGGATTCGAAAACATTTATGGGAACATGAAGGTACGTGGTTAATTATAATAGGTTAAATAATAGTGTGAGATGAGAATATTGCAGACAATAGCAGTAGCTGTTACATGATtccccaaataaataaatactccctccgtcccattttgtttgtcctgtttgaaaagtcaaactttttaagggaacatcatttattgtcttgtctaccttttaaaaatgtataagtttccaaaactacccttaaataaatttatcaaaaaattgaattaataaattaataggggtataataggaacattagtaaattagtgacttttatttttagaaacaggataatattttgggacatcccaaaatggaatagagaacaaacaaagtgggacggagggagtaataCATAACCACTGCAATATATGATACATCGATCACTCCACTACTCTATAAGGAAGCTACAGTTTTAGAGTTGGATAAGACATCATCAGGGGGATTAAATAAACATTGCCAGATCTGGTTCTAGACAGCCAACTTAATTGTCATCATCAAGAAAAAGGGCTGGCTCTATTGGCTATCAAGAAAATGTTTTTGATTGATGAAGGTCACTGCCcaacaaaatttccaaaaaactcACTATTGTGAGTGATGCATCACCAAACATATATATCTATatcatttttatagaaaattttctctAGCGGATGATACAGACActatttaacaaataaaaatgaaatcaaaaaatatatataaatgacaGAGGGAGTTTTTAAGATTATCAACTTCCTACAAAAGCACTAAATCAAAATCATGAATTCCGACTCATGGTTTATAATAAAATGAGATATATTAAGCATAATAAAACAAATGAAGGCTTGATGTAGACCTTATATTATATTAGAAAGTaaagtgttgtaatttttcctttttttatatgggcacaaaaaaatttcatgttttaaacccccatatgttaaaataaaataaagtaaatcaTATTGCAACCTATTATAACTCAAAACAAGAttgttgtaaatattttttggattaTTTTCAAGAATGCAGTTAAACCACTTGAAAACAAATTGTTTccttgaaaatatatttttttcaataacattTTACTTTGAAATAAACAGTatctcaataaataaaaaaaaatcaaagtttttttaattttaagattaagTCCTTTGTATTTGGTTTGAACTCTTTGATATGAACATCAAGGAGCTGCCCAATTGGCCCTTCCCCATGATGGTCGAACAAGTCAGTCCTTCCTAGTTCCCACTAATGCAGCATGACCCATTCAGTCCTTCCCCCAAATACACGGCCACTCAATCTTTCTACACTAATTGCTAGTTTAGTCAACAAAACAATTGAAAGGACAGAAAAATAAGTTAGAAAGTAACGTTAGTATGAATAATTTATATAGCTTTTTGTAGAAACTGTTTATTTAAAGTGCGCTAAAGTATAGTTATAtcttaaattttcttgaaaaagtgagaaaatgcaggaaaaaaagaaagaagagattttaaaaaactgtatataaaagctaaaaattaaaagttgagATTATAAGCTAATGCCAAATATAGTCTAAGTCAATTTGGTTTCTATATTTTATGCCTACActtccaatttttaaaaaacttaacATGATCCTTCCTTCtctaaactataaaaacttgaaattaaatattttactgatgatataactattaattttttttatctttgaaattttttcaaatatggaagatataaaaagaaagagattaaatttaataagtaCATGGTGTTTTACACCCTCCGATCTCAATATCATTTCACAAATAGTTACAAATAATCAAATAGGGTGTGCCACACAATCAATCCTCACTGATACCTATCAGAAAATCAAAACTTAGCAACGCAAACTCAAATCTAGATAGTCTTCTACGGCCTTGGATCCAACTAGCAGCAGCCATCCGGCCATCTTCATTGACGGCGAGTTCTTGGGAGGCGGAGGACAAGGAGGAGCATGGCTGAACTCTAATTGTAGTTTGTCCCCTTCTTCATCCTCGAAGCCTTCCACGTTGTTTTCTATATGCCTATTTTAAAGCGTGagtttttgtttccaatttGCAATAAAGGGTGGTAAAGTCAGGCTATTGTGTGAATGTTTGTTACTGGGTTTgtttcacaaaaaattattttcaattcttCACAAGAGATATGGGATTAAAGGGTTCTTGGTAGGGATGGTAAGGGTGTGTTGCATTTGCTAGGAAATTGGTATCAATGAAGCTTTCTAATCCCAGATTTGACTTTTGCGTTCTTGGCAGGCCATAATGGTCTTGATATGACCCAAGAACTCGTCGTCGATGAAGATGGCCGGATGGGCTACTGCTGGTTGGAGCAAAGGCCGTAGAAGACTGTCtggatttgagtttgtgttgctaagtTTTGATTTTCTGATGGGTATAAGTGAGGATTGATTGTGTGTGGCACAACCAATTTGATCATTTGTAATTATTTGTGAAATGATAATGTGGCGTATTGAGATTAGAGGGTGTAAAACAATGGTTTTATACTACgtccttattgaatttaatctaaaagagaaaatgtaatctaatggtagattttttAAAGTTCTCATCTAatgagaagattttttttttaaagagagtttcaacctataacgtccgctcctgatgataactctttatcatcagaccaagacactaatcggtttttggtgtaggtaggaattgaacctcaaatctcGTATTCAATCATCAaagactttatcaattgagttaactggaacccactcaTCTAATAAGAAGATattgtgtaatttttatttttattttttggagagaatttcaacctatgacgtccgctcttgatgatagctctttatcatcaaaccaagacaccaatcagtttttgatgtaggcaAGGATTAAATCTCAGATCTCATATACaaccataaaattttttactagTTAAGTTTACTGGAACCCACAGATATTGtgtaagtttgtagccaaatgttgtcttaaatatataatatataataatgataattacTAATATATACTTATTAGGATTGTGTTTTTATATAGAACTATTTCTTTTTATGGCATTTATTctatcatttaaagaaaatatgatgtgtCAAGATTCTAATTGAgggtttaaatatataattaattttaattaaattaaaacatatattcttctttaaaaaaaaaattaaaacatactCCCTTTGTCTCAATTTGTTTGTCATTTATTCCATTTTGGAATGTAtacaaaatattgtcctgtttctaaaattaaaaactattaatttactaatgttcctatcaTAC
This DNA window, taken from Quercus robur chromosome 2, dhQueRobu3.1, whole genome shotgun sequence, encodes the following:
- the LOC126714622 gene encoding probable methyltransferase At1g27930 translates to MKNNNTNRRHITEKLRLLAAVSAGAITATILLVGLSRTPINNFSNNNNDDNSLLCPLIQPNSNSHSNSAAATTTPTQFLAILHYATSRVVPQQTLAEIKISFSVLQILAPCNFLVFGLGHDSLMWASLNPRGTTLFLEEDPKWVQTVLKRAPVLRASTVRYRTRLSEADNLLSTYESEPDCSPTNARLKDTRCRLALTELPEEVYEKEWDMIMIDAPRGYFPDAPGRMAAIYTAAVMARARTRMGVTHVFLHDVNRRVEKGYAREFLCMKYKVNGVGRLWHFEIPPATATNETDTTSFC